The Neodiprion fabricii isolate iyNeoFabr1 chromosome 4, iyNeoFabr1.1, whole genome shotgun sequence genome window below encodes:
- the LOC124180558 gene encoding myotubularin-related protein 13 isoform X3, producing the protein MFSSSPTPHEFTEMSRLADYFVVVGYDHEKERSGISNGIILQRFPKKDWPDTPFIEGIEWFCQPQGWALSTDRQEPRFFVSILTDIDANRHYCACMCFNETVSITPSKPVDEEEDPVDGDNRTLARSIPAITHHSIMYAPKCLVLVSRLDYIETFRNCLGIIYTVYVENLGIPLETLVGNILGCIQVPPAGGPQVRFSIGAGDRQALQPPISPSLPITDTSVNLLFQQLGIRNVLVLFCGVMTEHKILFHSASYSRLTEGCRALTALMYPFRYTHVYIPLLPAALVEVLSTPTPFIMGVHSSLKYEVAELMDVIVADLDGGSITVPDGVSLSLLPEPLLSQTQDALSLVLQPELSCADYAFPPLATRAPHPPMLDKELRAVFMRTFAQLLQGYRSCLTLIRIHPKPVITFHKAAFLGERGLTDCDFTTRVLDCMFFTSFIVERGPPWRPCDVWDELHSNLSDHLKQEAQDHRLLLTHIQELAQQLYTNENPNPQPYVQKILKPPEGAFARIHQPPLPHINCDQVQAIIDEGLAKNNLKVRLSSLRPIQPRIVPMGPHISIIHDTRHLVSNSARRLEVLRNCINCIFENKISDARKTFPAVLRALKSKAARLALCMELAQHVVGNKAMLEHQQFDLVVRLMNCALQDDSSMDEHGVAAALLPLATAFCRKLCTGIIQFAYTCIQEHAVWQNQQFWESAFYLDVQKDIKRLYLPGENTGQRSFNDNVLSPISPRETKEFPFKDRSSMYRVQEPSALEIAAEQMRIWSNIDAEKQRELIISEESTMYSQAIHYANRMVYLLVPLDIGAKAHRQDNVYDDERASNSITNSVASDSGDAESGFEEADPRETGVAVIRMVSRFVDRVCTEGGVSAEHVRCLHQMVPGVVHMHIETLEAVHRESKRLPPIQKPKILTPNMLPGEEIIMDGLRVYLLPDGREEGSAGLPKAPPLLPAEGAIFLTNYRIVFKGTPCDPFACEQLVVRAFPVTSLTKEKKVTAPHLAHLDQCLQEGLQLRSCTFQLIKLAFDEEVTAENIDTFKKLVHKERYPPHIFHHFAFNGQVMVTQTTHHKGKEKNATLKGFAKKTLLKTARKAGFKPKPSSKRQKYVLPNMNFTSNNKYMTSPGRMSLPVTDNTDLSHDDDLSIDEFEIPGIMPQLPTDAKTLERLSERSYVRDWYRLGLCPSSPQNNRRNEPFRLSSVNCAYMMCRSYPALLIVPNSVTDESIRRFCRLYRHSRVPAITWRHPRTKALLIRGAGYHGKGVMGMLKAHPSSTGNIKATSSESTSSLEQEKYMMALVAATPLSVLRQGSAWGMSDSSLSIDSLFLAAEDRNATPEQSRRNPFNKAIGTLGMFPRSSGGKGPKNFGRWGSLKDKRHNSQASLTTVNQRGTVRHSADSDSGTECVHTFQRAALYILGEKAHMKGVKAESAPKTDFIPVEYFDVRHTKAAFKKLMRACVPSSLNPEPEQSFYKLIESSEWLQQLQSTMQLAGAVIDLMDVQGSSVTLCLEDGWDTTATVCSIAQVCLDPHYRTIDGFRVLIEKEWLGFGHRFGHRSNLAVNSQTTNFTPTFLQFLDIVHQIQKQFPLAFEFNDYYLRFLAYHSVSCRFRTFLLDCEFDRVECGITAVEDKRGSLTSHHKGVDTGSDDETVYPGGRLAGTNTGSNLGQSIFDYIEKQHARSPLFYNFMYTPNTEHPVLRPASHLPSLEIWQYYLDEELAHGPGYDLEVLQLDSEQEEEAEAADGIVKSNRKVVTLGYDGISTMVPDQFSHLLEEIHKLETELGHLPQKWKVLWDKLELPNTDSLTRHASFSTALVRYHGRLIHKRSTLELLLRGKMAGGNTAGNESSVYTHPHRFERIDSAMRTHCDSCAGVLWGPLKAGMRCVDCGQVCHDKCAESMPKNCTKYNKAVAENLQSHTLTRSGGDNGSVNSSVTTIQTSSQQYYEQFSSNVAENRTHEGYLYKRGVVLKGWKQRWFVLDSIKHQLRYYDAMEDSHCKGYIDLAEVVSVTPAAPTPGPPKKTDDKSFFDLRTNRRTYNFCAGDAATAQEWIEKVQACLQ; encoded by the exons ATGTTCTCCAGTTCTCCCACTCCGCACGAGTTCACCGAAATGTCTCGGTTGGCCGACTACTTTGTTGTCGTCGGTTACGATCACGAGAAAGAAA GGAGTGGGATAAGCAATGGGATAATCCTGCAAAGGTTTCCCAAAAAAGACTGGCCAGATACACCTTTTATCGAAGGAATAGAATGG TTTTGCCAACCACAAGGATGGGCACTGTCAACGGACAGACAGGAGCCTCGTTTTTTTGTATCCATTCTAACAGACATCGATGCAAATCGCCATTACTGTGCTTGTATGTGCTTCAATGAAACAGTTTCTATAACACCCAGTAAACCAGTCGATGAAGAGGAAGACCCTGTAGATGGAGACAACCGTACTTTAGCCCGGAGTATTCCTGCCATTACTCATCATAGTATTATGTACGCGCCAAAATGTCTGGTGCTGGTTTCCAGGCTTGATTACATCGAAACATTTAGA AACTGCCTCGGAATCATATACACAGTGTACGTAGAAAATCTTGGTATACCATTGGAAACACTGGTTGGAAATATTCTTGGATGTATACAAGTACCTCCTGCGGGTGGACCGCAAGTTCGCTTTAGTATTGGTGCAGGGGACCGTCAGGCACTACAACCACCCATCAGTCCTTCACTTCCAATCACTGACACGAGTGTCAATTTACTATTCCAACAACTTG GTATTCGTAACGTGCTTGTGCTCTTTTGCGGAGTTATGACTGAACACAAAATTCTATTCCACTCGGCGAGCTATTCCCGGTTAACAGAGGGATGCCGAGCACTTACAGCATTAATGTACCCGTTTCGATATACCCATGTTTACATTCCACTGCTACCAGCTGCTTTGGTCGAGGTTTTAAGTACACCTACTCCATTTATAATGGGTGTTCACAGTTCGCTTAAGTACGAGGTTGCAGAGCTG ATGGACGTCATAGTGGCCGATTTGGATGGTGGCTCTATAACAGTACCTGATGGAGTATCCTTATCATTACTCCCAGAACCTCTTTTGTCGCAAACCCAAGATGCATTGTCACTTGTTCTTCAACCAGAATTGAGCTGTGCCGACTACGCTTTTCCCCCGTTAGCAACAAGAGCACCACATCCTCCGATGCTAGATAAAGAACTTCGAGCTGTATTTATGCGTACATTTGCTCAGCTTTTACAAGGCTATCGGAGTTGTCTGACTTTGATACGAATTCATCCAAAGCCTGTCATAACTTTTCACAAG GCTGCATTCTTGGGAGAACGAGGCCTAACTGATTGTGATTTCACAACAAGGGTTCTCGATTGCATGTTCTTCACGTCATTTATAGTTGAACGAGGGCCGCCATGGCGACCTTGCGATGTTTGGGATGAATTGCATAGTAACCTTAGTGATCACCTTAAACAAGAAGCACAGGATCATC GATTGCTATTGACTCACATTCAAGAGTTGGCTCAGCAACTATACACAAATGAAAACCCAAATCCTCAACCCTATGTACAAAAGATTCTTAAGCCACCTGAAGGAGCATTTGCTAGAATTCACCAACCACCATTGCCACATATCAATTGTGATCAAGTACAGGCAATAATAGATGAAGGATTGGCTAAGAATAATCTCAAAGTTAG aTTATCTTCATTGAGGCCAATTCAGCCACGTATAGTTCCTATGGGGCCTCATATCTCAATAATCCATGACACTAGACATTTAGTAAGTAACTCGGCACGAAGACTAGAAGTATTACGCAATTGTATAAACTGTATATTTGAGAACAAAATATCCGATGCAAGAAAAACGTTTCCTGCAGTATTAAGAGCTTTAAAAAGCAAGGCAGCCCGATTGGCGCTGTGTATGGAGTTGGCACAGCATGTCGTTGGCAATAAAGCAATGCTTGAGCATCAGCAATTCGATCTTGTTGTGCGGCTAATGAATTGCGCTCTACAAGACGATTCTTCAATGGATGAACACGGAGTAGCTGCGGCATTACTTCCTCTGGCAACAGCTTTCTGTAGGAAATTATGTACTGGAATAATACAATTCGCATATACTTGCATCCAAGAGCACGCGGTGTGGCAAAACCAGCAATTCTGGGAATCGGCATTTTACCTTGATGTTCAAAAAGATATCAAACGTTTGTATCTCCCTGGTGAAAACACAGGTCAAAGGTCATTCAACGATAACGTGCTCAGTCCTATCAGCCCTCGAGAAACCAAAGAGTTCCCATTTAAAGACCGATCATCGATGTACAGAGTCCAAGAACCTTCAGCTTTAGAAATAGCTGCTGAACAGATGAGGATCTGGTCAAATAtagatgcggaaaaacaacgaGAATTAATAATTAGTGAGGAAAGTACCATGTACAGCCAAGCTATACACTATGCCAACAGAATGGTGTACCTATTAGTACCATTAGATATCGGAGCCAAAGCTCACAGACAAGATAATGTTTATGATGATGAACGTGCGAGCAATAGCATCACTAATAG TGTAGCTAGTGACAGCGGAGATGCAGAATCAGGTTTTGAAGAAGCCGACCCTCGTGAAACTGGAGTTGCGGTAATACGTATGGTTTCTCGGTTCGTAGACAGAGTATGTACTGAAGGTGGTGTCAGTGCTGAGCACGTCAGATGCCTTCATCAAATGGTACCAGGCGTCGTACACATGCATATCGAAACTCTTGAAGCTGTCCATCGAGAGAGTAAACGTTTACCTCCCATTCAAAAA CCAAAGATCCTAACTCCCAATATGTTACCTggagaagaaataataatggaTGGCTTACGAGTATATCTGTTACCTGATGGTAGAGAAGAGGGTTCCGCAGGTCTACCAAAAGCGCCGCCTCTCTTGCCAGCTGAAGGAGCtatatttttgacaaattatCGCATAGTTTTTAAAGGAACTCCTTGTGATCCATTCG CCTGTGAGCAGTTGGTGGTACGAGCTTTCCCGGTAACATCGTTGACAAAGGAGAAGAAAGTTACAGCTCCGCACTTGGCTCATTTAGACCAATGCCTCCAAGAAGGTTTGCAATTACGCTCGTGTACTTTTCAACTGATAAAACTAGCTTTTGACGAAGAAGTGACTGCAGAAAATATCGATACATTTAAGAAACTGGTTCATAAAGAGCGGTATCCTCCACATATCTTTCATCACTTTGCCTTCAATGGGCAAGTTATGGTAACACAAACTACTCACCATaagggaaaagagaaaaatgccACTCTCAA GGGCTTCGCGAAGAAAACACTTCTGAAAACTGCTCGAAAGGCAGGATTCAAACCCAAGCCATCCTCTAAAAGGCAGAAATATGTTTTACCAAATATGAATTTTACAAGTAACAATAAATACATGACTTCACCTGGCAGAATGAGTCTCCCTGTTACAGATAATACGGATTTGAGCCACGACGATGATTTAAGCA TTGATGAATTCGAAATTCCTGGAATCATGCCGCAACTCCCAACAGATGCAAAAACCCTGGAACGCCTGTCTGAACGAAGCTATGTCAGAGACTGGTATCGGCTGGGATTATGCCCGAGTAGTCCACAGAATAACCGACGAAATGAACCGTTTCGCTTGTCTTCTGTAAACTGTGCATACATGATGTGCAGGAGCTACCCGGCCCTCTTAATAGTTCCTAATAGCGTAACAGACGAAAGTATTCGGAGGTTCTGCCGCTTGTACAGACATAGTAGAGTTCCAGCTATTACGTGGCGACATCCCAGAACGAAAGCTCTGTTGATAAGAGGTGCAGGTTATCATGGCAAAGGTGTAATGGGAATGCTAAAGGCGCATCCATCATCAACTGGGAACATCAAAG CTACCTCTTCTGAAAGTACCTCGTCCTTGGAGCAAGAAAAGTATATGATGGCACTTGTCGCAGCAACTCCACTTTCTGTATTGCGACAAGGTTCTGCTTGGGGCATGTCTGATAGCTCCCTTAGCATCGATTCGTTGTTTTTGGCTGCTGAAGACCGTAATGCAACGCCTGAACAATCAAGACGGAATCCTTTCAATAAGGCCATTGGCACACTTGG AATGTTCCCAAGATCATCGGGTGGCAAAGGGCCTAAAAACTTTGGACGTTGGGGTTCTCTTAAGGACAAAAGGCATAATTCTCAGGCTTCTCTTACGACGGTCAATCAGCGCGGTACCGTCCGACATTCTGCAGATTCAGACAGTGGAACTGAGTGTGTGCACACATTTCAACGTGCAGCGCTTTATATTCTTGGTGAAAAAGCTCACATGAAG GGCGTTAAGGCCGAATCTGCACCAAAAACAGACTTTATACCGGTCGAATATTTTGATGTGAGACATACGAAAGCTGCTTTCAAGAAACTGATGAGAGCCTGTGTGCCGAGTTCACTCAATCCAGAACCCGAGCAAAGCTTCTACAA GTTGATTGAAAGCTCGGAATGGTTGCAGCAATTACAGAGCACAATGCAACTGGCTGGTGCTGTAATAGATTTAATGGATGTACAAGGTTCTTCCGTAACTCTTTGCCTTGAAGATGGCTGGGATACGACAGCTACAGTTTGTTCGATAGCCCAAGTGTGTCTGGATCCTCACTATAGAACGATCGATGGGTTTAGAGTTTTGATAGAAAAAGAATGGCTTGGATTTGGTCATAGATTTGGGCATCGAAGTAATCTGGCAGTAAATTCGCAAACGACCAATTTCACACCTacgtttcttcaattcttgGACATTGTGCATCAGATACAAAAACAGTTTCCCCTAGCATTTGAGTTCAATGATTACTACCTTCGGTTTCTCGCTTATCATTCAGTATCTTGTCGTTTTAGAACATTTCTGTTAGATTGTGAATTTGATAGAGTAGAATGCGGTATTACTGCTGTCGAGGACAAACGGGGTTCATTAACTAGTCATCATAAAGGCGTTGACACCGGAAGCGATGACGAAACTGTGTATCCTGGTGGAAGGTTAGCAGGAACAAATACCGGCTCTAATCTTGGCCAGAGTATATTCGATTACATCGAAAAACAGCATGCCAGGTCACCATTGTTCTACAACTTTATGTATACCCCAAACACAGAACATCCA GTTCTTCGACCAGCATCTCACCTACCCAGCCTAGAAATTTGGCAATATTATTTAGATGAGGAACTGGCACATGGACCGGGATATGATCTTGAAGTCTTGCAGTTAGATTCTGAACAAGAAGAGGAGGCTGAAGCTGCGGATGGAATCGTGAAAAGTAATCGGAAAGTTGTCACTCTTGG ATACGATGGAATAAGTACTATGGTACCGGATCAGTTCTCACATTTATTAGAGGAAATCCATAAACTTGAGACCGAACTTGGGCACTTACCACAAAAGTGGAAAGTATTGTGGGACAAACTGGAGTTACCCAACACAGATTCTCTTACG CGCCATGCATCATTTAGCACAGCCTTAGTGAGGTATCATGGTCGGTTAATCCACAAACGGTCCACTTTAGAACTTCTCTTAAGAGGAAAAATGGCTGGGGGTAACACAGCTGGAAATGAAAGTTCTGTGTACACTCATCCACACAG ATTCGAGAGAATAGATTCGGCTATGCGTACTCATTGTGACTCGTGTGCTGGCGTTCTGTGGGGTCCGCTTAAAGCTGGAATGAGATGCGTTGATTGTGGCCAAGTATGTCACGATAAGTGTGCCGAATCCATGCCGAAAAACTGTACAAAGTATAATAAGGCAGTAGCAGAAAACTTGCAATCTCACACACTGACAAGGAGTGGTGGAGATAACGGAAGTGTTAATTCGA GTGTCACGACAATTCAAACATCTTCGCAACAATATTATGAACAGTTCTCAAGTAATGTCGCTGAGAATCGAACTCACGAAGGATATCTTTACAAACGCGGTGTTGTACTAAAGGGATGGAAACAAAGATGGTTTGTTTTGGATTCTATAAAACATCAATTAAGGTATTATGACGCTATGGAAGATTCTCACTGTAAGGGATATATTG ATCTGGCTGAAGTAGTGTCTGTTACACCAGCAGCACCGACTCCTGGTCCGCCAAAGAAAACGGacgataaatcattttttgat CTGCGTACTAATAGACGAACTTACAACTTTTGTGCCGGAGATGCAGCTACAGCGCAAGAATGGATCGAGAAAGTTCAAGCATGTTTGCAGTAG